The region ATCTGCGCGACATTCAGTCAAGCCTGCAAGTCAGCacattaatggaaaaaaaaccctaatccctgacatttcatagaaccaaacatatttttgttaacCCTCTGTGCTCAAAATACGTAGCCTTTTAGTCAGTTTGTCAACCTGGTGAAGACGCTCTGTCTGTGATTAAAGATTTGAACTGGTGCACATATGCCTGTCAcctctcattcatttcactggGCTCTTTTTATGTTCCCCTGTAGCATGCTGCAgatcaaaaacagacagactcTTGTGGATTTTTACACAAATGTCATTCAAGTGTGCCTCGTTATGAATAGATGGCATCCTCATCAGAATGAATCACTCACTATTAACATAAtcagcttttccacttccctccTGAATGGACCGGTCCATTTGGATTGCAAATGATAACAAATACatcttttataataataaagcaGCTCAGATACACATATGGTTACAGGGCATTGTCTTCTGAATAGAGTGATCCTCTATGGCACAGAGTAGAGAAAATACTcttctgtaaacacaacacgGTGACTCCGGCATTGACggtgtttttgacatgtttgtgtatttttacctGCAGAAACGGTTCGAGCAATGACCCACGTGATAAACCAAGGCATGGCCATGTACTGGGGAACATCCCGTTGGAGCCCAATGGAGATAATGGTGAGACTCAGTGTATCTGTGTAGACAACAGTCCAAACAATCTGGGATACACAAGGGGAATACTAATTTCCAACGTGGCctgaggagttttttttcttccatcacAAAGATGTTGTCTTGATGTTCATCGATGTTCTTTATACTAAATATGtattactgtactgtgtatGAGCCTAATCTTGTTTTattccttgttttccttttaggAAGCGTATTCTGTGGCGCGACAATTCAACCAGATTCCTCCCATCTGTGAGCAGGCTGAGTACCACATGTtccagagagagaaggtggaggtgCAGCTACCTGAGCTTTTCCATAAGATAGGTGAGCCGTGGGTGGATTTGTGGCTTTGGATTGAGAATTGGTTGATGTCTTCTTTAAGGTACAGTTGGGCTACACAAGCAGTATGTTGGACATGAATTCCATACAAACAATGTGGAGCTTTGAATACAAAGTTTGAACAGAAAGTATTTCACATAAACTGACGATGAAGATCTTTGTGGCGTACGGACACACAAGCCAGAGGACGAGCTGGATGATGATGTGGGATTCAGCAGACGTCATATTACTAAAATCTCTTAGAGATTTCAACAAAATCCACTCAGTTCCTGTTTTCGAGATCTGAATGCTCATTGGCTACGGCAGCCACAGAGATCTGTCTCACTGTCCATGTAAAACTGCATGAGCTCATCCAGACTTAAATGGGTTCAAGTCTTATGTATGTTGTTCTTTTGACGTGTTAAAGCAGGGTAAACACGGGTGTACTTGATGAAATGAATTATGGCCCTGTTCCATTTCCAGTAGGTGGGCCAgggcatgctggctcactggaaTGGCTGTGATACACTAAATAGAATGGGAccataattcattttattacGCCTGTGTTTACCCTgctttgacatgtcaaaatggctgCGAAAGGGCCTATCAGCAGTCTGTGACTTGACTGACAAACAAGAAGACACTAAAGTCCTTCCTGACACAACTATCAAGGCTCGTCTTCAGTTTAAAAGAGATAGTTTGAAACAGACTTGTGCGGCAGGGACCTAGTGTCGCTGGGATCGAGCAAAGGCAAAGTGAGGACTACGGTTCTGTGAGGAAGCGAGCCATGGTGTCAGTgatgattgtgatgatgatCGCCTGCTCTTGTTCTCAGGTGTGGGGGCCATGACGTGGTCACCCCTGGCCTGCGGGATCATCTCAGGGAAATACGACGGCAGGGTGCCCCCCTACTCTCGGGCCTCTCTGAAGGTAGACGCACCGCGCTCTCGCTGTTTCCCGTCTTTATCCCGCTTTGATCATCCGTGCTggtgtcactgtgtcactgtgtttccCTACCGGTtgctggttgtttgtttgtttgtttgtttatcgtgtgtttgtgtctttcaggTTCTGTAACTCTGTGCACACCTCAcgtatctgtgtgttttcagtgccaTGCTGACGCCATGCACTGTTTACCTCTTCCCGAGCTGTTCAACACCGCTTGCCAGCTGGTGTCGGCTTTACGCATTTTAGTTCACGCACATGAGCACAAAAATGCATACACATCGAACAATAGCAGTGCAGCACgtgtacatatttatttaaatttggATACCGACAatttttaaactgaataatTAAATTGGTAAATGAATCATGAAGCAATTCAATATGTTATTCCAGGCAAATCACGTGTGACCTAAAATCATGTTTTGAAAGACTTTGGTTTTCCTCTGAGCATAAGACATTACAACATTaatgagcaggaggagcagttttaatgatttaattcaGTGAGCACTCAGAAACCCAGAggaatatttcactttaaagtGACAGATGAACTCAAGAAGAGAGCAGTAACACTATTTGATCAGCAACCACAGATTTCACATTATGTCCAATTTACGTTATTGACAGTAAGATTTTGACATTCagaatttgaacaaaaaaagtgaGTCGAGGACAGAAGCTAACACCTGACTTAAAGCAATGATGTGTCCCTGTAGTGGAGTGGCATGTTGTGTACCTGTGGATTGTGTGTCAGTGACTGTCGATTAGACCTCTCCTGGTTCATGAAACTAGCTCTCCATCTTGGTGTTGTGCAGTACTTTTTGATGACTTGTGTGGAatgtgctgcttcctgtttggttCAGTGTTGCCTGTGGATGTTTGTGGTATTTTGGCACTTTAACTCAGTGATTATTCTTACTGGTTTCTAACTTGTTACTAATGGCATCATGGTATAATTCCTGATCCTTGATACTATATAAAGATTACTGTTTTGACTCAGCTGAGCACAAACAGATATCATTTCAACAGGTACAGTAATAGTCAGTTCAAATAGAGAATTTTTCTTCCTGTaatgtttataaaaaaataacaatgaacTCAAATCATTTCAGTAAGCGTAGCTCTAGCGATGTTTCCCTGGCTGAGGTGTAGACGGCAGGAGACAGAGTCGCTTGTTTAAAAACAGGCCCTGGTGACACGGGAGCTGCGGCGCAGCGGTGTGAGCAGGGCTGTGTTTTTGAGCAGGTGTGCTGTGTTTTCGACAGGGTTACCAGTGGTTGAAGGACAAGATCTTGAGCGAGGAGGGCCGGCGTCAGCAGGCGAAGTTGAAAGAGCTGCAGGCAATCGCGGAGCGGCTGGGCTGCACTCTGCCCCAACTCGCCATCGGTACGCAGATACACTCtgccgctctctctctttctgtctgtctgtccgtccctctGCCTCGGACGGGCCGAGGTCAGCGCCGCTCTCGCAGCCGTCTGGTTTTGACTGttggtgtgttgtgttgtcacgtgtgtgtctgtgctgtaaaTGACTGTAGTTTTTAAATTTATGAGAAAAAGAGTAGGAAACAAGAAAATAGTCTTGCTTTAACATCACCTTTCTCATTGTCTCTCAGGGACCAATAGGAACTGCATTAACATTAATAGAATATAGAGTATCTCCTAAACAAGCCCCTTTGAACACATTAAGACAGTAACATGATATCCACATAGGGAGTGCAGACATGTTTACagtgtatatttgtttgtgcagaCATGTATTTAACAGTTTCCAGCGTCAGCATTAAAACAGCATCCCAGACATAAATCCAGCGAGTGGCTGATATCGATTCACTGCCGGGCAGAAAAGTGAGAATGTGCAAACCCCCGAAGATGTGCGCTCCAGCGAGGGCTGTTAAAGCGTCAGGCGCTCGGGACGCAGCGAGTAAATCTGGGTCCCTCTTCTATCTCGGCGCAGATCACGGCAGATTTTTCACCCTCACAGTAATGCAGTGTCATAGATTAGGTTTCACGGCCCATTAGCAGACACCCTCATCTCTCCTAATTACCATAAATCCTTCCAGCGCTCCTGAAGGCAGCGCAGGAGATTAATGTCCACCATGCAGTCCTCTACATCACTGTGGCACTCCAGTATTGAATAAAAACTATATAACAACGACAGACTCCTTCCTGCCTTGGGCTTGATACTGAGGGAAGGTCTGCACCTACGTCAATCCAGTGGAAGACCTTcaactgttgttgtgttttttgtttttttttgccgtaTTCTCATGTTGGTGGAAGATTTGAGTAGAATCATGATCCCACtatttttacagaaacattcTCCGTCCCTTTATGCTGTAATCTGCTTAAAAGTTTATTTCCCTCAATTGAAAAAGCACTTGTGTTGCATAATACAGCTCACAAACCAAACAgatgagttgtttttgtgtcagtttgCGCAGAGAGATCACAAAAAGGTGTTTCCTGCATATTATTAGCAGTGCATTTACTCAGGTACTGTACTCAAGAGGTAAATGCTGTAGTTTTTtgctgcactacatttattgcACTGATCCGATATGCTGGATTGGTATCGACACTTAGTTCCACGCAGTGAGGtacacagattttaaatttgggagaaagagagcacTGTTATCGGATCAGTACTCGGTATTGGAAGGACACCCTGAGCTGAAGTACTGGGATCAGTTTTGGTAGGAAAAAAGTTTGATCAGTGCGTATCAACAGCTAAAGTTACCACTTAACGTTGCAGTTATGCACCTATGATCtgttttaaaatgctgctgcttaCGTGTTAAttcatgagtaataataataaaattgtaTGATGCTGCACGGTGAGTACTTTTTCCTGATACTGTAGCACCTGCGTTCAAAGTTTTGCTTGAGTTTTGCTTGAAGTTGAGTATCTTTATATTGCCGTATATAAAGGATCTGAGTGTTGGCGTGATGTGAGTGCAGTTTGTGTAGCTTTCATGTTTTAtcaggatttttttatttttttttagccataaGGGATTGTCATTTgagatgtataaaaaaaaaaagaaagaaaaagaaatcaaactggtgtgtatttgtgtaagtGTTGTTGTGGACAtgttgtgcagtgtgtttgtgtgcgaatcatgctgtgtgtgtgagaaagtgtgtgtatgtccatAGTCATGGTGGGGATGTCATTGCTGTTTACTGGTCTCCTGCAGCGTGGTGCCTACGGAACGAGGGGGTGAGCTCTGTCCTTTTAGGGGCGTCCAACACCGACCAGCTGATGGAGAACATAGGGGCAATACAGGTGAGGCcacaaaatgagtgtgtgtgtttttgtgtgtgtgtgtacacgagCTTGTCTTGAGCTTAAGTCAGTGACttaatttgtgaaaatgtgacctGACCTGTTTCATCAGGCCGTATCCGTGCCTTGCTAGTCCGCAGCAGCAGTCCTCCTCTCCTGGGTACAGCTCGGCCTCTTGGGCAGTTTGAGCTGCACGCTCGGGTGCTTTACTGTACCGAGTTAATAAGGTCAGCGGAGTATCAGTTGCCAGGGGGATAGGAGGCGAGCTTACGGccacttcttcctctcctgatAAGATGCGCTCTTTTAATGGGGTTTTCAGACCAGTGGGGGTTTACGTCCTCTCCTCACATTATGTCTGGCCTGCAGTGAAGAGCATTCCTGCTCTTTTCCACTCTGATGCTTTGTGtatcctcctgtgtgtgtgtgtgtgtgcgtgtgtgtgcgtatgtgtgtgcacacattagTATACTAGATGTGTGCACACTATACGTCTCTTCTCCCTTAGCATGTTTGATATTTCGATTTTGAAATGCTATGCTCACATTTCCAGAGGGCTCTGCCGTTTTCCTTTTACTGGGAATTTCACATCACAGACCCTGAAATAGACACGCAGTCGCTCATTTGAACAGAGAGTTCActtaaaatatctttttaatattaaatatattattaattgaATGATGATTGTGAgttaaataatgtaaatttTGAATTGAGGACTTttcttgagtatttttacattgtgcttgttgctacttttacttcaacaaagcatctgaatatttcttcctccactgtttAAAgtgtaataattaataataatgaacaaatCAGCCGAATGTAAAAGAAGGTACAAAAAGAAACTCAAGTATCAAGTTAACGTATTTTAAAACCAAACTAATTAAACGAGCTGTAGATGAGTTATTAAACTGCCTACTTTCACACttcatttttttggtttctgtATTTTGTAGTAAAAAGGTTCAGACACAACTTTGGTGAAAACTAGAAAAAGCTCGAGTCAGCCTTCAGCGCCACCTTGAAGCCATGATGTGCAACTGCAGAGAGTTTCTGATGATTTTGTTAAAACAATGATCAAAACCACTGGCAGTTAAATGTAAGTgagcagaaacattttcaccccttgtctctctctccctcctgtcgCAGGTTCTTCCAAAGTTGTCATCGTCCATCACACATGAGGTGGACAGCATCCTGGGGAACAAGCCGTACAGTAAAAAGGACTACCGCTCCTAACGCGCAGCTCGGCCCCGCCCGGCCGGCCTGCACCCGGGCTGCAGCCGCAGCGCCCCACCTTTGCCTGATCCTCTGTTTGCTTGAGCTTTTACTGAGTGAGACCCTGGCGCATGAGTCTGGCCACACCAAGGCCACCCAGGGCACCTCACTCAGAGTCACAGGGATAAGAttaagaaaagggggaaaaaatacagtCACCTCCGCAGGAAAAAGGAAGGGATtgacaaagaaagacataaGCGGAAGAGAGGTTAGGGATATGCGCTCATATTTAAATCAGTTATACATTCATTTCAGCTGAACGTGTTTTAAAAccgtagagaaaaaaaaaataagcacaCGCTTGCTTGGCAGccagattattttcttttcttttttttgtttgttttgcttttttgttttctaaaactGAATGCAACTAAAAGGAAGATGGAGTTCATACTGTATGAATACACGAGAACTACTCTGTTGCACTTACCACGGCCATGCATTTGTTCCTTGGACGTTCTGTTTACAAACACCAGTGTACTGTACGAGTCCGTCAaggtttctgtttgtgttgtcgACATTATCAGTGTACGAGCCTCGTCGTGGGCTTTAACAATCAGCACTTTAGTATTGTCAGTATAGGTGTTGGAGGGGAGAGGATGGGTATTACAGTTATCTCACAGCCATTGCACTATAGAATCATATCGCCTCCTGGTATttccctctcctcatcctccctcttcGTCTTCACTGGCAGTACGTTTGTCTGGCGCATCGTCTGCCACTGAAGAGATTAGCTATTCATTCATCCCTGACTGTGGGAGCTGCGGTCGTGTTCAATCACACGTGCTTCACTGTGTCGCCCAGGAAGTAGTCACATCCGCGCTGGCTCCACGTCTCATAGGAACGTCTCCTAGATCAAATTGCGTTCAAGTGTTTTGCCTTATTTACAGTTGCATCAGACTGTGCTGTGGGCGGCGGCGTAGACTCTCTGGCCGACTCTCTGGCCGACTCGTCTCATGTCCCCGGTACACACGGTGGAGGTGGTGTTTGtcgcgaggaggaggaggtggaggcggcGTGCGCCCAGTTAATCAGTGAGTGGCAGCAGCTCAGGGAACAGAGCAGGTGGTTTTAGTCGTGCGTTGGCGTGCACACGGTCAGGAGGTTGTATTTACtcgtctgtctttcttttaatgTGTGGACACTGGGGGGAGGACCAGTGACATTTTAGTGTGGCTTGAGCCAaagatcttcttcttcttcttcatcatcatcatcatcattatctgtCTTTGACGACACACCCCCAGCGTTTCACTCTCACTTCCTGCAAAATTATAGAAGTCATCTTGACGCATGTGCTGTCCAGCTTCTCTATCTACGGTTTGGACTTTACTCCATATATATCTTTACTTAACAATGCTGTTATACTAGTTAACAAATACGCCCTTCATATACAGAATGCACAGCTACTTGCTTTAGGATCGGTAAGGTTTGTTTAAGGCGGCATACGACCTGAGACGTGTCAGAAGTATTATTGCAAAATTTGACGCCACCCTatatcattctctctcctttgGGTGCTCTCTTACTGTGATTAAAGCACAAGTGGATAGCATGCGATACATCCTCCAAGCATGGGCCCTCTTCACCCAGCCTACAGTACCTATGGGACGAGCAAGGTGATGCTACTCCTCTTACTAACACGtgtagataaaaaaaactctttacTAACAGCTGATAAACTATTGGTTCTTAGCAGGAAAAAGGTCCAGATTAAGAAAACTGTCACATCAGTGCGAGTGAGGACAGGAATGAGATGTTGGTGCTTCTCAGTTAAAGTGGATAATCAAACGTTACTGTGAGGGATTTGTGCGGATGAGGTTTACAGTCTGCTTCGTTACTCCTCCTTGGTGATTTTTTAACAACAGCAAAATGATTTAAAgtctcagctgtttgtgtgtgtgtgtgtaggggggggggggcaacaaaaCGAATCCCTTGCTTTAGCCTGTTGTATAAATTGATCCCTGTATACGTTTGATTTGCTGTGTCTGAGTGAATAAAACTGGCGCAAGCTGACGTTTTctcagaagaagagagaaaaaaaaaagataagcaAAGATCATTTAGTTAATTTAGTCTGTGGAGTCCCTTTGTCTTAATGTTGTCATCTGCAGTGagacaatttgggaaatacgcttatttgctttcttgcagagagttattGCTACCACACTCATGTCTGCTAAATGTGACTAACTTAGCGcagcgtaaagactggaaactgggagGAAACGGCTGGTCTGACTGTCCtaaggtgacaaaatccactTACTAGCTCGCCAAGCCAAGATAGCCGTttcccgtctttatgctaagctaagttagccagctCCTGGTAGTATGTTCACTTTAAgcttacagacatgagaggtatcaatcttctcatctaactctcagctagaaagcaaacaagtgtatttcccaaaccGCCAAACTTGGTGAAACTAAGTGGTATCGCTGTGCGTTTTGTTTTGAGCGTCAGTGTTATTTCGCAGCGTGCTAACCTGCCCAACAAAGATCTCGTGGTGTTCAAAGGTTTTCTCCACATTGTAGAAATAACTCTTAATGTTTTAAGGCTGAAGTGTAGTTACCCGACGCCCTCGCCTGTGCGGGAGAAACTCGTGCTTTAAGTGGTCCTAGTTTCATCATATTTGCTGTTCTAACATTTTAATGACTAGTTCATAAATGAAACCAGAGCCCCACACATGGATAGAGCTTATTTTACGGAAGGTTCTAGGTTATACagagaatatattttttatgttttagccTTCAATGCAGTAGAGAGAATTAAAagaactgtttttatttttttcatcatgcTGCATTTTTCCTATTAGTGTTGTATCAACTTTAAGActgacaaaagaagcaatttacTTGTGTTGTGTATGCATTATGAGGAATGCTCTGAAGTGAATGCAACGGTGGACTGAATTCACTCTGAAGACGACGTAGTGAGAGCCTGGTATCTCCTGTACATAGTTTGACCTTTGTACATATTTCTGGTTGTGATCacctctgcctttttctttttcttttttaattttctttttgcaggCGTTGCTATCTGCACTGTGCTTGAATCTGAATTTAGACAGGATGTACAGCTTCGatcttcaaatgaaaatgaaataatgataaaataagaaTGGTAAACAAACCTTTCATGTGTCCGTCTTTATTGGCATTCACGTGTGAAAACCTCACTGGATTGtagattttgtattattttatattcaattGTATACAACtgtgtgaaatataaatatgaagcAATTTATACACAAAACcaattcaaaagaaaatatttagaCACTGAATGCTAGCTGTGTAATCTTTAGTGAACTGTAAACTTCCAGCTGTCCATTAAGGCATCTTTAGTCAAGCTTGTCTGTGATATTATACTATAAAAGTCTCTGCATCATTATAGTCTTTGTTGCACTGTACAGTAAAACACCATAGCACCATTGGACTGAGGGTAGTACTTCATAATGTATAGATTGAAAAACAACTTCATAGTACTGGCATGTAATGAGATATGGTTTCAAAAGTTGCCTCAGTGTCAGACGTTGCATCATATCCAGCAATATCCTCAAAAAATTAGagattattttatatacagtacctGCAAAAAGGTAATTAGAggacaaaatattaaacacaaacGACCAAAAGTGCAGTTAACACAGCCACGATCTCCTGACGCTGCACTCTGCAGATGTAGTTTTTGAGGAGCAGTTTTAATCTGGTACCAGAGGTCAGGCTGATTGATGAAACGAGCCTGAACAGTTCAAAGGACACTTTGGCacgcaaagacaaaaaaaaaaaaaaaggtatgatCCAGCTCAGGTCCTAACACGAAACTGCAGTTCTCATCAGAGAGTCTATTTCCATGAAGGTCTTCCAGCCGCCTGCTACAACTTCCTGTCACTCACTTGAGCCACTCCGGTGAAATATAGCTGATCTTGTCCCAGTTTTAGTCTTCCAGCTGGATGGCGGTGCTATAATGAGTTGTCATGTTGcgactctcctctgctgctgccgtAGGTCAGACGTGGAGGTCCACCTGGGGAAACAAAGATCTGTGAGTCCGGCTCAGCAAACCCACAACGTTCATATTTGATCAGAACCGAGACAACACAGGAGGAAGTGCAGCCTCTGCAGTTCAGCCTCTGACTGCTGTCAGCTCTTAAACGTGTCATTTACTCTCATTTCACAGAGTCAGCTAAAGTGTCACTTCTGTTCCGACTCGAGAGTCAGCAGAGCTCGTCGCCTGCCGTCCGTGTGGACATAATGATGAAGGTAACTAAGACAGCGGGGACACTTGTCATGCTGGTTCCTCATTACTGTACCTTCTTGACAGGAGAGTCCGATCCAGCTGTGCAGGCAGGTACAGCGGCCGTTGCGTCGGTCGCACTGCGCCCCGTTCTCACACTCGCAGGTCTCTGAACAGTCCGGCCCGAAACGATTGGCTCTGCAGTctgacatgaaacacaaatgatcCATGTACTTTAAGGGAATTGAGAAGATGATCTAACTCTCTGCTAAAAAGTGAActagtgtatttcccaaaatgtcaaactagtcctttaaaatgctgcagtaCAACATGCTTAACCAAACATTTATGACTAAACTGCCTCCATCAGAGTCGTGTTGTTTCTGGCTTCCTTCTGGTTAGTCACGTGAATTATAGATACTAAATAtacaaaacatctttttacACAACAGAATATTAACTCCTAGTggatacacacatttacaagaaatatataaataatcagTCTCAAAACATACTATATTACACCCATCTTTCTAAATATTCTTTCATCTAAACCCATTGATGGGTAAAAAGGTTGAATCTCCATTTTTCACAAAGCAGAAAGTTCTGTTCTCTTTCAACCTGTTTTCTTCAAAACATATTAATGGATAACAAACTAATTTCAAAGATTTACATTAACACATTCATCCTTTAACTAAATATCCATTTCTTTCTCAAAAAGTCTTTGAGAACAAATATAATCTAGTAGAttataaaatgtcttaaaatctAATTCCTCGTTTAACCCTGTCAAGATGAGTTGAGCAACATGTTTTAATGGATGCATTGAAGCTCACACTGGTCTGCACAcctcgctctgtgtgtgtgtgtgtgtgtgtgtgtgtgtgtgtgtgtgtgtgtgtgtgtgtgtgtgtgtgtgtgtgtgtgtgtgtgtgtgtgtgagagatggaggaTTACCGATGTCACATCGGAGTCCAGTCTTCCCTGAGGAGCAGAGGCATCTTCCAGTCACAGGATCACACGGAGCGTCAtcctcacagtcacacaccttGGCACAGCCGTGACCGTAGGAACCCTGTTCACACGCTGAGGGAGgggtgaaacattttcaaacagagGATCAATTAAGGCACCAAACATGGCGGTAATGCTGTTATTATATTGGGGTAATCAGCGATGTGACTGACCTCTGTGACAGCGAGCTCCGTGGTGTCCTGGAGGACAGAGGCAGTGGCCCGACACGGGGTGACAGGACGCTCCGTTCATacagtcacactgcagctgGCACAGCGGGCCGTGGAGACCCGGAGGACAAGCTGAGGACGAGGGATTCATGCCACGAGATTTAAAGCTGACCGCCATGGTTTAAAATGGATTAATAAACAAGTTTAACTTTGACACCTCAAAAGAGGGAGCTTTAAAGAAACCAAGTCaggatgttttctgtttgttcttttgagaaacagtgaatacaaataaacatttgagaCAATGAGTGGTGGGAAGTAAGCACATTAACTCTGTAAGTGTACTTTAGTGTCATTTTCAGGTACTTGCATTTTACGCTACTTTACAGTTGTACACTAtatttcagatggaaatattgtactttttactacatttatttgacagctttagtcacttttcatgttaagatttgacataaaatgtgttaatataaaacaaaatgcattggTAAAGATTAAACAggtggtttccaacctttttggcttgtgaccacctaaaaaaaaagttatgtcTTGTCACCACCATTTtattaatacatacataatatcAGATTAATACACATGTGGTGAtttagtgagtatttacagcaacaaGATGGTGtttgtgggattgactcaaagtaaaatacagtgTCCATTATaatgaaggaaaatgtcacTTAGTtgctcattgtgtttttt is a window of Enoplosus armatus isolate fEnoArm2 chromosome 3, fEnoArm2.hap1, whole genome shotgun sequence DNA encoding:
- the kcnab2a gene encoding voltage-gated potassium channel subunit beta-2 isoform X3, whose protein sequence is MQVSLVCTDHRGGVSRTTEDRLNRQNANSPNTGTRSKFRAVAMVARSLGQLSVQSVPSSSEQSMRTGMKYRNLGKSGLRVSCLGLGTWVTFGGQITDEMAEQLMTLAYENGINLFDTAEVYAAGKAEVVLGNIIKKKGWRRSSLVITTKIFWGGKAETERGLSRKHIIEGLKASLERLQLDYVDVVFANRPDPNTPMEETVRAMTHVINQGMAMYWGTSRWSPMEIMEAYSVARQFNQIPPICEQAEYHMFQREKVEVQLPELFHKIGVGAMTWSPLACGIISGKYDGRVPPYSRASLKGYQWLKDKILSEEGRRQQAKLKELQAIAERLGCTLPQLAIAWCLRNEGVSSVLLGASNTDQLMENIGAIQVLPKLSSSITHEVDSILGNKPYSKKDYRS
- the kcnab2a gene encoding voltage-gated potassium channel subunit beta-2 isoform X4, yielding MQVSLVCTDHRGGVSRTTEDRLNRQNANSPNTGTRSKFRAVAMVARSLGQLSVQSVPSSSEQSMRTGMKYRNLGKSGLRVSCLGLGTWVTFGGQITDEMAEQLMTLAYENGINLFDTAEVYAAGKAEVVLGNIIKKKGWRRSSLVITTKIFWGGKAETERGLSRKHIIEETVRAMTHVINQGMAMYWGTSRWSPMEIMEAYSVARQFNQIPPICEQAEYHMFQREKVEVQLPELFHKIGVGAMTWSPLACGIISGKYDGRVPPYSRASLKGYQWLKDKILSEEGRRQQAKLKELQAIAERLGCTLPQLAIAWCLRNEGVSSVLLGASNTDQLMENIGAIQVLPKLSSSITHEVDSILGNKPYSKKDYRS